One Mycolicibacterium pulveris genomic region harbors:
- a CDS encoding MBL fold metallo-hydrolase translates to MAPVVTELVQITDAVHFAHTDLVNWTLVTDGDGVLLIDAGFPGSREDVLESLRRLGFGVDQLRAILLTHAHIDHLGSAIWFSKTHGIPVYSHAAEVGHAKREYLEQASPLDIAKHVWHPRYLAWTVAITRKGALTREGIPATRPLTEDVAAGLPGRPMAIPTPGHTGGHCSYVVDGVLVSGDALVTGHPLAPRQGPQLLPQLFNHDQHGCVRSLGALAMMDAEVLLPGHGPVWRGSVREAAETARRGATLS, encoded by the coding sequence ATGGCACCGGTCGTTACCGAGCTTGTTCAGATCACCGACGCCGTCCATTTCGCCCACACCGACCTCGTCAACTGGACGCTGGTCACCGACGGCGACGGTGTGTTGCTGATCGACGCCGGGTTTCCCGGCAGCCGCGAGGACGTGCTGGAGTCGCTGCGCCGGCTGGGTTTCGGCGTCGACCAACTGCGCGCGATCCTGCTCACCCACGCGCACATCGACCACCTCGGCTCGGCGATCTGGTTCTCGAAAACCCATGGCATACCCGTGTATTCGCATGCCGCCGAGGTGGGACACGCCAAGCGCGAGTACCTCGAGCAGGCATCGCCGCTCGACATCGCCAAGCACGTCTGGCACCCGCGCTATCTCGCGTGGACCGTGGCGATCACCCGCAAGGGCGCGTTGACGCGGGAGGGGATTCCGGCCACCCGGCCGCTCACCGAGGACGTCGCCGCGGGGTTGCCCGGCCGGCCGATGGCGATCCCCACCCCCGGCCACACCGGCGGCCACTGTTCGTACGTGGTCGACGGCGTGTTGGTCAGCGGTGACGCGCTGGTCACCGGCCATCCCCTGGCCCCGCGCCAGGGCCCGCAGCTGCTGCCCCAGCTGTTCAACCACGACCAGCACGGCTGCGTGCGCAGCCTTGGCGCGCTGGCGATGATGGACGCCGAGGTGCTGCTGCCCGGGCACGGCCCGGTGTGGCGCGGGTCGGTGCGGGAGGCCGCCGAAACCGCCAGGCGCGGCGCGACTCTCAGCTGA